The following is a genomic window from Bombus pyrosoma isolate SC7728 linkage group LG5, ASM1482585v1, whole genome shotgun sequence.
TTGGAAAAGCATACGGTTTCAATGTGGTGTTCTGTTTTAATTCTAAGACACGTGGAAGTCTCGTGGACTGCCTgtcaaaaaattcattaattaatatgtctGTTTTAATCTGTAAATTCCTCAGAAAGTCCTCGTCAGTTATTTTCCGTAGATTAGAATTCTTTGCACTACTAGTTTCTCCGTTACTTAAATTATCAGCACTGAAGTGCTTTGAGATCCTGATGTTGTTGTTTCCTTTGACTCGATTCTTTGTTCTTTTCGAGTTAGTTTGAGTAGATCTTTCTACACTTCTTATGCCCCACTTCAACATATAAGAATCCAAGAACTTATGGTATAATTTAGGGCAAATTTCTTGGTCTTCGTAGTGCTTATCTATAAAGTATACTCTGCGCAAACGACAATTACCGCAAATTTGAATCCTCTGAGTTATAGCGTATTGTTGCTTGAAGGCAGTTTGCGTTAGGCTCGATAGGTccaattctaatttattccaACCGGTCtcaaattttactttgacGCGACAAATGACACCCTTGGAGTTTTGTTTTTCCGACTCCGCGTTCGTGAATTGAAAATGATGCTGGCAATTTTGGTTATCTGCCACCTGATTCAATGCATAAGCTTTTGTATCAACAGATATTATGTTATAGGTTATTCACTATTTTGTTTAAgcaacttttcatttttatttgccaAATTAAATTAACCCTTTACAATAGAGAATTTACTTGTATTAATTCGAGATACATATGTTAATGTAGATACCTGGCTACAAAaacatctttaaaaaattaattattaaaatactagTTGAGATAAAATGTTGAGTGTTGTTCGGACCACAAAAGAATTGACTACTTATTCGTATTAGAAGAAGTTTATGAAAGactgtgttttcttttttaatttaaaaataaagaatttatcgttaatatgAGATTATACTCAGAATATTCCACAATTACCTGCACTTGCAGACGACAATGGAGATTTAGATTCTTTATAACCACAACTAAAACTGGTAATTCGATATTGAGGAATTGGGAGGAATCAGAGGGACAAATGATGGAGGTGCCATATCCATGGGGTTGTTCGAAGTCCTGTATCTCGATAACCTGTGCATCATTTACcataaaattaacttaaaattCAATGCTCAGCTAAATAAACTTGAATGATGTTCATTGAACGTAACctacattttctaataaatctGAATCTAAGATTTTACGAATACGACCCGATTGAGATTGCTGCTTGCTCCAATACTCTAAGGGTTTGTCACTGATACTATACAAGAGGGACACATATCCATCAACcatgaaattacgaaattatttcacgaaaatGTGAAGTATTTATGTGACTTTGTTACTTTAGGATTTACATCTTTCCGTTCGTTTGTTTTCTTGCAGcgtatttcaatataatgGCTGTTCATTTGgtattatgtttttttttttttttttttttttttaagttgaCGCAGTTGATAAAGAGAACAATcgtttgagatatttctagCGTTGACAATAGAAATAATGATTGCATTAACTATAGAAACAAGGATTTTCTCGCCAAGTGAAAAAATATGGTATTAAATTCGATAAGGATAGTTTAAACAGAGGGAACAATAGAATaaacaatatcttttattggaagaataattcattgaaaaaatgcgaaatattttctgtagcTAAGCTTAATTAAGTCACtgttatttttacttatttggaatttaattatattgatgTATTGATATATTGGAAACTATACCGTAACTATATTGGAATGTAGCTACATATATTGAGATAAGtaacttataaaatatttataaatataagaagtaATGTATAagtaatctataaaaataattccgaCTGAAAATAACCAGATCCTCTAGAAAATGTTTTGCAACATCTTTAACGTTTACAATCTGAGTCCTAGATTTTTTGATTGCTTAACAATTTCTGATTTGTCAAAGACTTGCTTGAGAtgcttgaaataatttaagtaCATCTCTTGAACATTCCCTGGAGCCTTTATATTACTTAGATCTCTTAAATTCCTCCTTGAATGGCTTGAAATACTTTAAAATCTTTCTAAATCTTCCTCTGAAACTGTTAAATTACTCACGACCCTTACTTTTTCAAAAGCTCTTTCCTATTTACTTATCGTTCTCTATATGTATTTC
Proteins encoded in this region:
- the LOC122567600 gene encoding uncharacterized protein LOC122567600; protein product: MVDGYVSLLYSISDKPLEYWSKQQSQSGRIRKILDSDLLENVIEIQDFEQPHGYGTSIICPSDSSQFLNIELPVLVVVIKNLNLHCRLQVQVADNQNCQHHFQFTNAESEKQNSKGVICRVKVKFETGWNKLELDLSSLTQTAFKQQYAITQRIQICGNCRLRRVYFIDKHYEDQEICPKLYHKFLDSYMLKWGIRSVERSTQTNSKRTKNRVKGNNNIRISKHFSADNLSNGETSSAKNSNLRKITDEDFLRNLQIKTDILINEFFDRQSTRLPRVLELKQNTTLKPYAFPTLTSKQKSFNIGISEDTLKKIGVLRTFTETYICNEDKRKETNVLKIIRDNWKHRYFFPQEESLPNNGLSEQNTKRTMLERKPKSLLLLSELKSAKERSLGLPKKSTEVIKRNESDTVIN